A single Pseudoalteromonas phenolica DNA region contains:
- a CDS encoding YggS family pyridoxal phosphate-dependent enzyme, with protein sequence MTPNELKYNMVTIAERLSCAYDRVIKAEQNSPFSDTVQLLAVSKTKPIELIEDAYDAGQRQFGESYVQEAVDKIQQLKDKKDIEWHFIGPIQSNKSRHIAEHFSWVQSVDRLKIAKRLNEQRPNNLMPLNILIQVNISEDENKSGCQLSELDELASFIADARQLNLRGLMTITEKTDDEQKQLQYFQQMRACFDKLKHQYPQVDTLSMGMSQDLEPAITAGANMVRIGTDIFGKRQ encoded by the coding sequence GCCTACGATCGCGTGATAAAAGCAGAACAAAACAGTCCATTTTCCGATACAGTGCAATTACTAGCCGTGTCAAAAACCAAACCTATCGAGCTTATTGAAGATGCTTATGACGCAGGACAACGTCAGTTTGGTGAATCTTACGTACAAGAAGCCGTTGATAAAATTCAGCAATTAAAAGATAAAAAAGACATTGAGTGGCATTTTATTGGCCCTATTCAATCAAATAAATCTCGCCATATAGCTGAGCACTTTAGCTGGGTGCAAAGTGTAGACCGTTTAAAAATTGCAAAACGCCTAAACGAACAACGACCGAATAACCTCATGCCATTGAACATCCTGATCCAAGTAAATATCAGTGAAGACGAAAATAAGTCGGGTTGTCAGCTATCAGAGCTTGATGAATTGGCTTCGTTTATTGCAGATGCACGACAATTAAACCTGCGTGGTTTAATGACCATCACTGAAAAAACTGATGATGAACAGAAACAGTTACAATATTTCCAGCAAATGCGAGCTTGCTTTGATAAACTAAAGCACCAATATCCTCAAGTAGATACCCTTTCTATGGGCATGAGTCAGGACTTAGAGCCGGCCATCACTGCAGGGGCGAACATGGTGCGTATTGGCACCGACATTTTTGGAAAAAGACAATAA
- the proC gene encoding pyrroline-5-carboxylate reductase yields MSNKTIAFIGTGNMSYAIIGGMVKNGFDANSIIATNRNPEKLAKVEADLGVNATSDNLAAVKQADIIVLSVKPQMMAELCQTFQDAGIEMSSKLFISVAAGITVKRLREMLGFDAKLVRCMPNTPSLLGKGVSGLFSDAISDEEKSIVTDMFSATGIALWLEQESQINDIIAVTGSSPAYFFLFMQSIAEKAVNLGFSHEQARLLVQQTALGAAEMAFANDDISLEQLRANVTSKGGTTHAAVEYLKSQNLQTTVADAMDACIARAEEMEQQI; encoded by the coding sequence ATGTCAAATAAAACCATCGCGTTTATCGGAACAGGTAACATGAGCTATGCCATCATTGGTGGTATGGTAAAAAATGGCTTCGATGCGAACAGCATTATTGCCACCAACCGTAATCCAGAAAAACTAGCAAAAGTTGAAGCTGACTTAGGTGTGAATGCCACATCAGATAACCTTGCTGCAGTTAAGCAAGCCGATATTATCGTACTTTCTGTTAAACCACAGATGATGGCGGAACTTTGCCAAACATTCCAAGACGCTGGTATAGAGATGAGTAGCAAACTATTCATCTCAGTTGCAGCGGGCATTACGGTTAAACGCTTGCGCGAAATGCTGGGTTTTGATGCAAAACTGGTACGCTGTATGCCAAATACACCTAGCTTATTGGGCAAAGGCGTCAGTGGCTTATTCAGCGATGCAATTAGCGATGAAGAAAAATCCATTGTCACTGACATGTTCAGCGCGACAGGTATTGCTCTGTGGCTAGAACAAGAGTCGCAAATTAACGACATCATTGCCGTAACCGGCTCATCGCCTGCGTATTTCTTCCTATTTATGCAATCTATTGCTGAAAAAGCCGTAAATCTTGGCTTTAGCCATGAACAAGCTCGATTACTGGTACAGCAAACTGCGTTAGGTGCGGCTGAAATGGCATTTGCCAATGATGATATTTCTCTCGAACAACTGCGCGCCAATGTCACATCAAAAGGTGGTACAACACACGCGGCTGTTGAATACTTAAAATCACAAAACTTACAAACTACCGTTGCCGACGCTATGGACGCCTGTATCGCTCGCGCTGAAGAAATGGAACAACAGATTTAG
- a CDS encoding YggT family protein, producing the protein MTAMQFLIGIVFDLFLMVVLLRFWLQLVRADFYNPLSQTVVKATSFAVNPLRKIIPGVGGLDLASLILAFLVGFAKVSILMVMFYGGWEPVGAALGSLVTVITESFNLILFILIVRALLSWVAQGYNPIAAVFEQLSEPMLRPLRKVIPPIGGFDLSILVAIIALQFLKRLLLVDILG; encoded by the coding sequence ATGACTGCTATGCAATTTTTAATTGGTATTGTATTCGACCTTTTTTTAATGGTCGTGTTACTGCGTTTTTGGCTACAGTTAGTTCGGGCTGACTTTTACAATCCATTAAGTCAAACCGTCGTTAAAGCCACCTCTTTTGCGGTTAACCCTCTACGCAAAATCATTCCAGGTGTAGGAGGCTTAGACCTCGCATCTTTAATACTTGCCTTTTTAGTTGGCTTCGCCAAAGTGTCTATACTCATGGTGATGTTTTATGGTGGCTGGGAGCCAGTTGGTGCCGCACTAGGTAGTCTAGTAACGGTTATCACAGAGTCTTTCAATCTAATACTATTTATCTTAATTGTTAGGGCTTTATTAAGCTGGGTAGCACAAGGTTATAATCCAATTGCTGCAGTATTTGAGCAACTAAGTGAGCCTATGCTCAGACCACTGCGTAAAGTAATACCTCCTATTGGCGGTTTTGACCTATCAATTCTGGTTGCGATTATTGCTTTACAGTTTTTAAAGCGTTTACTGCTTGTTGATATCCTCGGGTAA
- a CDS encoding DUF4426 domain-containing protein, with the protein MRILIAFILTLSSFIASANSVQGGQYKELGPWQVHYIAFPSTFIQPGIAKAYGLERSNYKGVINISVLANKKGTPAQKAKLTGEAKNLLGTKQVLEFKEVVDGDAIYYLAQVDFRNEEIYRFKININQGNNFQVLNFQQKFYVD; encoded by the coding sequence ATGCGAATTTTGATTGCTTTCATCCTAACTTTAAGTAGCTTTATTGCCTCTGCTAATTCAGTGCAAGGTGGGCAATATAAAGAGCTTGGCCCATGGCAAGTGCACTACATAGCTTTCCCTTCAACGTTTATTCAACCTGGTATTGCCAAAGCCTATGGGCTTGAGCGTAGTAATTATAAAGGCGTGATTAATATCTCAGTGCTTGCTAATAAGAAAGGCACGCCTGCTCAAAAAGCCAAACTCACAGGTGAAGCAAAGAACCTTCTTGGCACTAAACAAGTGCTGGAATTTAAAGAAGTAGTTGATGGTGATGCCATTTACTATCTTGCCCAAGTTGATTTTCGTAATGAAGAGATTTACCGCTTTAAGATCAACATTAATCAAGGCAACAACTTCCAAGTTTTAAACTTTCAACAGAAATTCTACGTGGACTAA
- a CDS encoding XTP/dITP diphosphatase: protein MSQQIVLATGNQGKVKELGAMLNELNIEVLPQSQFDVPDVPETGTTFIENAIIKARHAAKITGLPAIADDSGLEVDALNGAPGVYSARFAGENANDQDNIDKLLVEMQDKVVRSARFWCVLVYMRHADDPTPLVCQASWEGSITEDQQGREGFGYDPVFYVASEGCTSAQLTKEQKNALSHRGQALQQLVAKLKG from the coding sequence ATGAGTCAACAAATCGTTCTTGCCACAGGCAACCAAGGTAAAGTGAAAGAGCTGGGCGCAATGCTTAATGAGTTAAACATTGAAGTATTGCCACAAAGCCAGTTTGACGTGCCTGACGTGCCAGAAACGGGCACTACCTTCATCGAAAATGCCATTATTAAAGCGCGTCACGCTGCTAAAATTACCGGCCTGCCTGCCATCGCTGATGACTCAGGTTTAGAAGTCGATGCTTTAAACGGCGCACCGGGCGTGTACTCAGCACGCTTTGCCGGTGAAAACGCAAACGACCAAGATAACATTGATAAGTTACTGGTTGAGATGCAAGATAAAGTAGTACGTTCAGCACGCTTCTGGTGTGTGCTAGTTTATATGCGTCATGCTGATGACCCTACGCCACTCGTTTGCCAAGCAAGCTGGGAAGGGAGTATCACAGAAGATCAACAAGGCCGTGAAGGCTTTGGTTATGATCCGGTGTTTTATGTAGCAAGCGAAGGATGCACGTCTGCACAATTAACGAAGGAGCAAAAAAATGCCCTGAGCCATCGCGGTCAGGCACTTCAGCAACTTGTTGCTAAATTAAAAGGCTAA
- the hemW gene encoding radical SAM family heme chaperone HemW, with amino-acid sequence MQLPPLSLYVHVPWCVQKCPYCDFNSHGQKGEIPEQEYIQHLLHDLQADLHLVQGRKLHSIFVGGGTPSLLSGKAYQWLLDEIEKLIPFEDNIEITLEANPGTVEKDKFKHYVEAGINRISIGVQSLQADKLKSLGRIHGENEAINAAKEAQAAGLNSFNMDLMHGLPGQSVEDALSDLQKVIALNPPHLSWYQLTIEPNTQFASKPPVLPEDETLWDIQEQGQKLLAEAGYDHYEISGYAKPGYQCKHNLNYWRFGDYLGIGCGAHGKVTQPEQGGILRTVKVKHPRGYMDLSKPYLYESWQVEQDDRPFEFFMNQFRLREPCNKHQFIDYSGLPISKIETAINTALDKGLIEDLGHSWLVTNKGHRFLNDLLELFV; translated from the coding sequence GTGCAGCTTCCTCCTCTAAGCTTATATGTGCACGTGCCTTGGTGCGTGCAAAAATGTCCTTACTGTGACTTTAACAGCCACGGTCAAAAGGGTGAAATTCCTGAACAAGAATATATTCAACACTTACTTCACGACTTGCAGGCTGATTTGCATTTAGTTCAAGGTCGCAAATTACACAGTATTTTTGTCGGCGGTGGCACACCAAGTTTATTATCGGGTAAAGCCTATCAATGGCTATTAGACGAAATAGAAAAGCTTATTCCCTTTGAAGATAATATTGAAATTACCTTAGAAGCGAACCCTGGTACGGTAGAAAAAGACAAGTTTAAGCATTACGTTGAAGCGGGTATTAACCGTATCTCAATTGGTGTACAAAGCTTACAAGCCGACAAATTAAAATCGCTAGGTCGTATTCACGGTGAAAATGAAGCCATAAACGCAGCAAAAGAAGCACAAGCTGCAGGTTTAAATTCTTTTAATATGGATTTAATGCATGGGCTTCCAGGTCAAAGTGTTGAAGATGCGTTGAGCGATTTACAAAAAGTCATAGCACTCAACCCGCCTCACTTATCCTGGTATCAACTGACCATCGAACCTAATACTCAGTTTGCCTCAAAACCACCTGTTCTCCCTGAAGATGAAACATTGTGGGATATTCAAGAACAAGGGCAAAAATTGCTGGCTGAAGCAGGCTACGATCATTATGAAATTTCAGGCTACGCAAAACCTGGTTACCAATGTAAACACAACTTAAATTATTGGCGCTTCGGTGATTACCTAGGCATTGGCTGTGGTGCACATGGTAAAGTAACTCAACCTGAACAAGGTGGTATTTTACGCACCGTAAAAGTGAAGCACCCTCGTGGTTATATGGATCTTAGCAAGCCATATTTATACGAAAGCTGGCAAGTGGAACAAGATGACCGCCCATTTGAGTTCTTTATGAACCAATTTAGGCTGCGAGAGCCATGCAATAAACATCAGTTCATCGATTATTCTGGCTTACCGATAAGCAAAATTGAAACTGCAATTAACACTGCACTTGATAAAGGATTAATAGAAGATTTAGGCCATTCATGGTTGGTTACAAATAAAGGCCACCGTTTTTTAAATGACCTGCTAGAATTATTTGTTTAA
- a CDS encoding DUF885 domain-containing protein: MRKLTIIAAAISAAFLAGCQQTAEKPAPAPQVQVVQSEVEKANALFEEVFMNGVMRSPVYQTYMGIKKDYDKWDDDSEERALEDLAIAKKDLVRLTAIDRSKLDANTQVSYDLMKQRLEDGIADFKWRYHNYPVNQMFGTHSMVPAFLINQHQVTSVEDAKAYISRLNGVTKVFDQLIDSLEIRAQKGIIAPKFVFPHVIESSKNIIKGAPFEKGDDSTLLADFKRKVNKLEIADSEKVALINEATEALKTAIKPSYNKLINYLGKLEKKADTRDGAWKFPEGEAFFNNALARTTTTDLTAKEIHEIGLAEVARIHDEMREIKDKVGFKGDLKAFMEFMKTDKQFYLPNTDEGKEKYLKDATAMIDNMKSRLDELFIVKPKADMIVKRVEAFREKAAGKAFYQQPAPDGSRPGIYYANLYDMEAMPTYQMEALAYHEGIPGHHMQIAIAQELEGVPKFRKFGGYTAYIEGWGLYSELVPKEMGLYEDPYSDFGRLAMELWRACRLVVDTGIHAMKWTRQEGIDYYVNNTPNAKSDGVKMVERHIVMPSQATAYKVGMLKILELREGAKKELGDKFDIRQFHDVVLKNGPVPLNVLEKFVDEWVASKKA, translated from the coding sequence ATGCGTAAACTCACCATTATTGCTGCTGCAATCAGCGCAGCATTTTTGGCTGGTTGTCAGCAAACTGCTGAAAAACCTGCTCCTGCACCGCAAGTCCAAGTTGTTCAAAGCGAAGTAGAAAAAGCCAATGCGCTATTCGAAGAAGTCTTCATGAATGGCGTCATGCGAAGCCCTGTATACCAGACTTACATGGGCATCAAAAAAGATTACGACAAGTGGGATGACGACAGTGAAGAGCGTGCACTAGAAGACTTAGCAATTGCTAAAAAAGATCTAGTTCGTTTAACTGCAATCGACCGCAGTAAACTAGATGCAAACACGCAGGTTAGTTACGATTTGATGAAGCAACGTTTAGAAGATGGGATTGCTGATTTCAAATGGCGCTACCATAACTACCCGGTTAACCAAATGTTCGGTACACATTCAATGGTGCCTGCATTTTTAATTAACCAACACCAAGTTACTAGCGTAGAAGATGCGAAAGCGTATATCTCACGTTTAAATGGCGTCACTAAAGTATTCGACCAACTGATCGACTCTTTAGAGATCCGTGCGCAAAAAGGCATTATTGCACCTAAGTTTGTATTCCCTCACGTTATTGAGTCAAGCAAAAATATAATTAAAGGCGCGCCTTTTGAAAAAGGTGACGACTCTACCTTACTTGCTGACTTCAAACGCAAAGTGAATAAGCTAGAGATCGCTGATTCAGAAAAAGTGGCACTTATCAATGAAGCGACAGAAGCGCTTAAAACCGCTATCAAACCCTCTTATAACAAGCTAATTAACTACCTAGGTAAGCTTGAGAAAAAAGCAGATACCCGCGATGGCGCTTGGAAGTTCCCTGAAGGTGAAGCATTCTTTAACAATGCCCTAGCTCGCACAACAACGACTGATTTAACAGCGAAAGAAATCCACGAAATTGGTCTTGCTGAAGTAGCACGTATTCATGACGAAATGCGTGAAATCAAAGACAAAGTTGGCTTTAAAGGCGACTTAAAAGCATTCATGGAGTTCATGAAAACTGATAAGCAGTTCTACCTACCTAATACTGATGAAGGTAAAGAAAAGTATCTTAAAGATGCAACTGCGATGATCGACAACATGAAATCTCGCCTTGATGAGCTTTTCATTGTTAAACCAAAAGCAGACATGATCGTTAAGCGTGTTGAAGCGTTCCGTGAAAAAGCAGCGGGTAAAGCATTCTACCAGCAGCCGGCGCCAGATGGTTCTCGCCCAGGTATTTACTACGCCAACCTTTATGATATGGAAGCCATGCCTACTTACCAAATGGAAGCACTTGCTTACCACGAAGGTATTCCGGGTCACCACATGCAAATTGCTATTGCGCAAGAGCTTGAAGGTGTGCCAAAGTTCCGTAAATTCGGTGGTTATACGGCTTATATCGAAGGTTGGGGTTTATACTCTGAACTAGTGCCAAAAGAAATGGGCCTTTATGAAGACCCGTATTCAGATTTTGGTCGTCTGGCGATGGAATTATGGCGAGCATGTCGTCTTGTGGTAGATACTGGTATCCACGCTATGAAGTGGACACGTCAAGAAGGTATCGATTACTACGTAAATAACACACCTAACGCAAAGTCTGATGGTGTTAAAATGGTTGAGCGTCACATCGTAATGCCTTCACAAGCAACCGCTTATAAGGTGGGTATGCTTAAGATCTTAGAACTACGTGAAGGTGCGAAGAAAGAACTTGGTGACAAGTTTGATATTCGTCAGTTCCACGATGTGGTTCTGAAAAATGGCCCTGTGCCACTTAACGTACTTGAAAAGTTCGTTGACGAGTGGGTAGCAAGCAAAAAAGCTTAA
- a CDS encoding sensor histidine kinase, whose translation MRVKSSLLIFKLASSTCVLLIMLASWFMYSHIDHTQNVELQLNRLKLAAARLVGVKNDYIQERQPDFIRAFEMHYFQFEKEYSELAQLLINEPKVMQQLSTIESYTAQLRQTLKRFEQYQIKLGHEADQGVYGLFRRNAHQLQGYVQTVDEPMLELKVLELRRAEKDFLLRHDHAYIERHTAIYDKLYARLQLDNPQAALLLKAYRQGFLSYSAVLTEIGLNSKQGLRKQLDEQKNNLTSKILGLSNTIILQDHDTKQAWVLSLLGMIIIICSTCFVLLVVLHVKVSNKINVINEVLDKVVEHENFKLRTNLSDTDELGQIGTHVDKLLEYLDGLLARLSSAQKRLLEDAEVASFSNVIHRFTQELNTPLGEVKSGKGDMAELIAIMKSNLSDGLDENASITEMISHLESTLDIIESNLTVSEQLIEEFNLISSNQHLDVLTYFNLLEQIEYVFRGKDSLLPADEYDITFDISDKLSINSYPSAINQIISLCIHNSIKHGKIANQKLHIIVSAMVVNDFVHIYFKDDGVGIDKEILPVIFEPFITSKRHSGGTGLGMSIIHNLVTKKLKGEVKMQSPAHGGACLHIILSETEFSLNQTSDFNSEQIDS comes from the coding sequence ATGCGCGTTAAGTCTTCATTACTCATTTTTAAATTGGCATCGAGTACGTGTGTATTGTTAATCATGCTTGCAAGCTGGTTTATGTATTCACATATTGACCATACTCAGAACGTTGAATTGCAGTTGAATCGCCTTAAACTAGCAGCAGCAAGATTAGTCGGGGTAAAAAATGATTATATTCAAGAAAGGCAACCTGATTTTATTCGTGCTTTTGAGATGCACTACTTTCAATTTGAAAAAGAATACAGTGAACTTGCTCAATTACTTATCAATGAACCAAAAGTAATGCAGCAGCTTTCTACAATTGAGAGTTACACTGCACAGTTAAGGCAAACTTTAAAGCGCTTTGAACAATATCAAATTAAGTTAGGGCATGAAGCTGACCAAGGAGTATACGGCTTATTTAGGCGTAATGCGCATCAGTTACAGGGGTATGTGCAAACGGTTGATGAACCAATGCTAGAGTTGAAAGTGCTGGAACTGAGACGTGCTGAAAAAGATTTTCTATTACGACATGACCATGCGTATATTGAGCGTCATACTGCTATTTATGACAAGCTTTATGCAAGGCTACAATTAGACAACCCTCAAGCTGCTCTATTATTAAAAGCATATCGGCAAGGCTTTTTATCATATAGTGCTGTACTTACTGAAATTGGCTTAAATTCGAAGCAGGGCTTAAGAAAGCAGCTCGATGAGCAAAAGAACAACCTTACTAGTAAAATTTTAGGTTTAAGTAATACCATTATTTTGCAGGATCATGATACTAAGCAAGCTTGGGTTTTATCCTTGTTAGGCATGATTATTATAATCTGTTCAACGTGCTTCGTATTGTTGGTGGTATTGCATGTAAAAGTATCTAATAAAATAAATGTGATTAATGAAGTATTAGATAAAGTTGTTGAACATGAAAATTTTAAGCTTAGAACGAACTTAAGCGATACCGATGAATTAGGTCAAATAGGCACACATGTTGATAAACTACTAGAGTACCTAGATGGCTTATTAGCGCGTTTATCCTCAGCGCAAAAGCGATTGCTAGAAGATGCTGAAGTGGCGAGTTTCAGTAATGTGATACATCGCTTTACTCAGGAGCTAAATACACCACTTGGGGAGGTTAAAAGTGGTAAAGGCGATATGGCGGAGCTGATTGCCATCATGAAAAGTAACCTAAGTGATGGGTTAGATGAAAACGCTTCAATTACTGAGATGATAAGCCACCTTGAAAGCACCTTAGATATTATTGAAAGCAATTTAACTGTCAGTGAGCAGCTGATAGAAGAGTTTAATCTGATCTCTTCTAATCAACACTTAGACGTGCTGACTTATTTTAATTTACTTGAACAAATAGAATATGTGTTTCGTGGTAAAGACAGTTTATTACCTGCAGACGAGTATGATATCACTTTTGATATCTCTGATAAGTTATCCATTAATAGTTATCCCTCAGCAATAAACCAGATTATTAGTCTGTGTATTCACAATAGTATCAAGCATGGCAAGATAGCTAATCAGAAATTGCATATTATTGTTTCAGCAATGGTTGTGAACGATTTCGTACATATCTATTTTAAAGATGACGGTGTGGGTATCGACAAAGAAATCTTGCCAGTTATCTTCGAACCTTTTATTACTTCGAAACGTCATAGTGGTGGCACGGGTCTTGGTATGAGCATCATACATAACTTAGTGACGAAAAAGCTTAAAGGGGAGGTTAAAATGCAAAGCCCAGCGCATGGTGGGGCTTGCCTTCATATTATTTTGTCAGAAACGGAGTTTTCATTAAATCAAACCAGTGACTTTAATTCCGAACAGATCGATTCGTAA
- a CDS encoding SDR family oxidoreductase, whose translation MDIQKTAIVTGAFGGIGTAIVQSLVENHFFVIAVASQRRTQADFDQWLNEANINPKQVQAVFLDVTDTQACKQALDLLIEEHQHIDVLVNNAGITRDSTFKKMSFEQWREVIDTNLNSLFNMTQPLFAHMCVQKQGRIINISSVNGQKGQFGQANYAAAKAGMIGFSKSLAYEGARAGVTVNVVAPGYTETPMVAAMKPEVLDNIRGQVPMQRLATPEEVAKAVRFLASDDAAYITGETLALNGGLYMN comes from the coding sequence ATGGATATACAAAAAACTGCCATTGTAACTGGCGCCTTTGGTGGTATTGGTACTGCCATCGTTCAATCTTTAGTTGAAAACCATTTCTTTGTTATCGCTGTTGCGAGTCAACGTCGCACTCAAGCTGACTTTGACCAATGGTTGAATGAAGCAAACATCAACCCAAAACAAGTCCAAGCGGTATTTTTAGATGTTACTGATACCCAAGCTTGTAAACAAGCCTTGGACTTACTCATCGAAGAGCATCAACACATTGATGTATTGGTAAACAACGCGGGTATCACTCGTGATAGCACATTCAAGAAAATGTCGTTTGAACAATGGCGTGAAGTGATCGATACCAACTTAAATTCACTTTTCAATATGACCCAACCTTTGTTTGCACATATGTGCGTTCAAAAGCAAGGTCGTATTATCAATATCTCAAGTGTAAACGGCCAAAAAGGCCAGTTTGGTCAAGCAAACTATGCCGCGGCAAAAGCAGGCATGATCGGATTCTCTAAATCTCTTGCTTATGAAGGTGCGCGCGCGGGAGTCACAGTGAATGTGGTTGCTCCCGGTTATACAGAAACCCCAATGGTTGCAGCAATGAAACCTGAGGTACTAGATAACATTCGCGGACAAGTACCTATGCAACGTTTAGCAACCCCAGAAGAAGTCGCCAAAGCAGTTCGCTTTTTAGCATCTGACGATGCGGCTTATATCACAGGTGAAACACTCGCCTTAAACGGCGGTTTATACATGAATTAA
- a CDS encoding phasin family protein has product MYTDLLNTLTEQNQKFFGPAIKFNQLVAKNIEQLASIQIDAVQNISNASVSQLKAATEVQDVKSAIDFNLSQVSAMTQLSQQMIEDGQKLTKLGQEFKDNLETLTKEQMQTAQA; this is encoded by the coding sequence ATGTACACTGATTTACTAAACACGCTAACTGAACAAAACCAAAAGTTTTTCGGCCCAGCTATTAAATTCAACCAACTTGTTGCAAAGAATATTGAGCAGCTAGCGAGCATTCAAATTGATGCTGTACAAAACATCTCAAATGCCTCTGTATCGCAATTAAAAGCTGCGACTGAAGTACAAGATGTGAAATCTGCAATCGATTTTAACTTAAGCCAAGTATCAGCTATGACGCAACTAAGCCAGCAAATGATCGAAGATGGTCAAAAGCTAACTAAACTAGGTCAAGAGTTTAAAGATAACCTTGAAACTCTAACTAAAGAGCAAATGCAAACTGCTCAAGCTTAA